From one Streptomyces sp. CA-210063 genomic stretch:
- a CDS encoding thiamine ABC transporter substrate-binding protein, which translates to MHITKKATVLVVGLGLVTLSACGSSGSGDSGTGSKTVTLVSHGSFAYSKDVLKAFEKESGYKVKVLKSGDAGQAVNQAILTKDNPQGDVFFGVDNTLLSRALDNGLFQPYEAKGLDKVGAEYQLDQDEHRVTPIDSGDICVNYDKAYFSKNKIEPPQSFDDLVKPEYKDLLVTENASTSSPGLGFVLGTAAKYGDDGWEGYWEKLKANGVKVVDGWEQAYYQEFSGSTDGKKAGGDRPLVVSYASSPPAEVVYADPKPKTAPTGVATGTCFRQIEFAGLLSNAKNAEGGKALIDFLISKKFQEDMPLNMFVYPVVEGASVPAEFTEYGPAAKDPETMAPEKIAENRDQWVKSWTSLVLK; encoded by the coding sequence GTGCACATCACCAAGAAGGCAACGGTTCTCGTCGTCGGACTGGGCCTGGTCACGCTGTCCGCGTGCGGGTCGTCCGGATCGGGCGACAGCGGCACCGGCTCCAAGACCGTCACCCTCGTCAGCCACGGCTCCTTCGCCTACTCCAAGGACGTGCTGAAGGCGTTCGAGAAGGAGTCGGGGTACAAGGTCAAGGTGCTCAAGAGCGGGGACGCGGGGCAGGCCGTCAACCAGGCGATCCTGACCAAGGACAACCCGCAGGGCGACGTGTTCTTCGGCGTCGACAACACGCTGCTGTCCCGCGCGCTCGACAACGGCCTCTTCCAGCCGTACGAGGCGAAAGGGCTCGACAAGGTCGGCGCGGAGTACCAGCTGGACCAGGACGAGCACCGGGTCACGCCCATCGACTCCGGTGACATCTGCGTCAACTACGACAAGGCGTACTTCAGCAAGAACAAGATCGAGCCGCCGCAGTCGTTCGACGATCTCGTCAAGCCCGAGTACAAGGACCTCCTCGTCACCGAGAACGCCTCCACCTCCTCGCCGGGGCTCGGATTCGTCCTCGGTACGGCCGCGAAGTACGGCGACGACGGGTGGGAGGGCTACTGGGAGAAGCTCAAGGCCAATGGTGTGAAGGTCGTCGACGGCTGGGAGCAGGCGTACTACCAGGAGTTCTCCGGGTCGACGGACGGCAAGAAGGCCGGGGGCGACCGGCCGCTCGTCGTGTCGTACGCCTCCTCGCCGCCCGCCGAGGTCGTCTACGCGGACCCGAAGCCGAAGACCGCGCCCACCGGGGTCGCGACCGGGACGTGTTTCCGGCAGATCGAGTTCGCGGGGCTGCTGAGCAACGCGAAGAACGCCGAGGGCGGCAAGGCGCTGATCGACTTCCTGATCTCGAAGAAGTTCCAGGAGGACATGCCGCTCAACATGTTCGTGTACCCGGTGGTCGAGGGGGCGTCCGTGCCCGCCGAGTTCACCGAGTACGGGCCCGCGGCGAAGGACCCCGAGACCATGGCGCCGGAGAAGATCGCCGAGAACCGCGATCAGTGGGTCAAGTCGTGGACCTCGCTCGTACTGAAGTAG
- the rlmN gene encoding 23S rRNA (adenine(2503)-C(2))-methyltransferase RlmN, producing MPKPGELTFVAPRGAKKPPRHLADLTPAERKEAVAAIGEKPFRAKQLSQHYFARYAHAPEQWTDIPAGARTKLQEALLPELMTVVRHLSTDQETTRKTLWRLFDGTLVESVLMRYPDRVTMCISSQAGCGMNCPFCATGQAGLDRNLSTAEIVHQIVDGMRALRDGEIPGGPARLSNIVFMGMGEPLANYNRVVGAIRRLTDPEPDGLGLSQRGITVSTVGLVPAIHRFSDEGFKCRLAISLHAPDDELRDTLVPVNTRWNVREVLDAGWEYAAKSGRRLSIEYALIRDINDQAWRGDRLGRLLKGRPVHVNLIPLNPTPGSKWTASRPEDEKAFVEAIAAHGVPVTVRDTRGQEIDGACGQLAATER from the coding sequence ATGCCTAAGCCCGGAGAACTCACATTCGTCGCCCCCCGTGGAGCCAAGAAGCCGCCGCGGCATCTTGCCGATCTCACGCCTGCGGAGCGTAAGGAAGCCGTTGCCGCGATCGGTGAGAAGCCGTTTCGTGCCAAGCAGCTCTCGCAGCACTACTTCGCGCGGTACGCGCACGCCCCGGAGCAGTGGACCGACATCCCCGCGGGTGCGCGCACCAAGCTTCAGGAGGCGCTGCTTCCGGAGCTGATGACGGTCGTACGGCATCTGTCGACCGACCAGGAGACCACGCGCAAGACGCTGTGGCGGCTGTTCGACGGGACGCTCGTCGAGTCGGTCCTGATGCGGTACCCGGACCGGGTCACCATGTGCATCAGTTCGCAGGCCGGGTGCGGGATGAACTGCCCCTTCTGCGCCACCGGGCAGGCCGGGCTCGACCGGAATCTGTCCACCGCCGAGATCGTCCATCAGATCGTCGACGGGATGCGGGCGCTCCGGGACGGCGAGATCCCCGGTGGGCCCGCGCGGCTCTCCAACATCGTGTTCATGGGGATGGGCGAGCCGCTCGCCAACTACAACCGGGTCGTGGGCGCCATTCGCCGCCTCACCGATCCGGAGCCGGACGGGCTCGGGCTCTCGCAGCGGGGGATCACCGTGTCGACGGTCGGGCTCGTGCCGGCCATCCACCGGTTCTCGGACGAGGGCTTCAAGTGCCGGCTCGCGATCTCCCTGCACGCGCCGGACGACGAGCTCCGCGACACGCTCGTGCCGGTGAACACGCGGTGGAACGTGCGGGAGGTCCTCGACGCCGGATGGGAGTACGCGGCCAAGTCCGGGCGGAGGCTGTCCATCGAGTACGCGCTGATCCGGGACATCAACGACCAGGCGTGGCGCGGTGACCGGCTGGGCCGGCTGCTCAAGGGCAGGCCGGTGCATGTGAATCTGATTCCGCTGAACCCGACTCCCGGCTCGAAGTGGACGGCCTCCCGGCCCGAGGACGAGAAGGCGTTCGTCGAGGCCATCGCCGCCCACGGGGTGCCGGTGACCGTCCGGGACACCCGCGGACAGGAGATCGACGGGGCGTGCGGTCAGCTCGCGGCGACCGAGAGGTAG
- a CDS encoding SRPBCC family protein — MSDFRESIDIDRRPEDVWAYITEFTHVPEWQESATATERLDPGPVGVGSRLRITRHIGRRDIPMTMELTEFEPPRVWGMQGIDGPVRPHVHGEITPLDDGRRSRVTLEVGFEGKGIGKALVPLVVRPQMRKELPRNEQHLKDRLEHPVA, encoded by the coding sequence ATGTCCGACTTCCGTGAATCGATCGACATCGATCGCCGCCCGGAGGATGTCTGGGCGTACATCACCGAGTTCACCCACGTTCCGGAATGGCAGGAGAGCGCGACTGCGACGGAGCGGCTCGACCCCGGCCCCGTCGGCGTCGGTTCCCGCCTGCGCATCACCCGGCACATCGGCCGCCGGGACATCCCCATGACCATGGAGCTCACCGAGTTCGAACCACCACGCGTCTGGGGTATGCAGGGCATCGACGGCCCCGTCCGTCCTCATGTGCACGGCGAGATCACCCCGCTCGACGACGGCCGCCGCTCCCGCGTGACCCTTGAGGTCGGCTTCGAGGGCAAGGGCATCGGCAAGGCCCTCGTCCCCCTCGTCGTCCGCCCTCAGATGCGCAAGGAACTGCCCCGCAACGAGCAGCACCTCAAGGACAGGCTGGAGCACCCCGTCGCCTAG
- a CDS encoding phosphatidate cytidylyltransferase, translated as MNDSSWGAPSQAGYWAPTDRGPVQGQAPAGPTYDAPEAQQTRPMPIVPDVPAQGGNQDDDRGAARPAGPPFPDETPSAHPHGGAPQKPEPMPDAPQPAPQKKSAGRDLGAAIGVGVGLGVVIVASLFIVKAVFVGVIAVAVVVGLWELTSRLQERRGIKAPLVPLAVGGAAMVVAGYVRGPEGAWVAMALTALAVLVWRMTEPPENYLKDVTAGVFAAFYVPFLATFVALMLTADDGPQRVLVFLVLTVVSDTGAYAVGWRFGTHKLAPRISPGKTREGLLGAIAFAMVAGALLMQFVIDDGAWWQGLLLGLAVAASATLGDLGESMIKRDLGIKDMGTLLPGHGGIMDRLDSLLPTAPVVWLLLVLFVGSG; from the coding sequence ATGAACGACTCTTCCTGGGGAGCGCCGTCACAAGCCGGGTACTGGGCGCCGACCGACCGGGGACCTGTCCAGGGGCAAGCCCCGGCGGGTCCCACGTACGATGCGCCTGAGGCCCAGCAGACTCGCCCCATGCCCATCGTGCCCGACGTACCCGCGCAGGGCGGGAACCAGGACGACGACCGGGGGGCCGCTCGACCGGCCGGCCCCCCGTTCCCTGACGAGACGCCGTCGGCGCACCCCCACGGGGGGGCGCCGCAGAAGCCGGAGCCCATGCCCGACGCCCCGCAGCCCGCCCCGCAGAAGAAGAGTGCGGGCCGTGACCTGGGCGCCGCCATAGGGGTCGGCGTCGGGCTCGGCGTGGTCATCGTCGCGTCGCTGTTCATCGTCAAGGCCGTCTTCGTCGGCGTGATAGCGGTCGCCGTGGTGGTCGGGCTGTGGGAGCTCACCTCGCGGCTGCAGGAACGCCGGGGCATCAAGGCACCCCTCGTGCCGCTCGCGGTCGGCGGGGCCGCCATGGTCGTCGCCGGGTACGTGCGCGGGCCGGAGGGCGCCTGGGTGGCCATGGCGCTGACCGCGCTCGCCGTGCTGGTCTGGCGGATGACGGAGCCGCCGGAGAACTACCTCAAGGACGTCACGGCGGGGGTCTTCGCGGCCTTCTACGTGCCGTTCCTGGCCACATTCGTCGCGCTGATGCTCACCGCCGACGACGGGCCGCAGCGGGTCCTGGTGTTCCTGGTGCTGACGGTCGTCAGCGACACGGGCGCGTACGCCGTCGGCTGGCGCTTCGGCACGCACAAGCTCGCGCCGCGCATCAGCCCCGGCAAGACCCGCGAGGGCCTGCTCGGCGCGATCGCCTTCGCCATGGTCGCGGGCGCCCTGCTCATGCAGTTCGTCATCGACGACGGCGCCTGGTGGCAGGGACTGCTCCTCGGTCTCGCCGTCGCCGCCAGCGCCACGCTGGGGGACCTCGGCGAGTCCATGATCAAGAGGGACCTCGGCATCAAGGACATGGGCACGCTCCTGCCGGGCCACGGCGGGATCATGGACCGCCTGGACTCCCTCCTCCCGACCGCTCCGGTGGTCTGGCTGTTGCTGGTGCTGTTCGTGGGCTCTGGCTGA
- the frr gene encoding ribosome recycling factor, protein MIEETLLEAEEKMEKAVVVAKDDFAAIRTGRAHPAMFNKIVADYYGALTPINQLASFSVPEPRMAVVTPFDKTALRNIEQAIRDSDLGVNPSNDGNIIRVVFPELTEERRRDYIKVARSKAEDSKVSIRAVRRKAKDAIDKLVKDGEVGEDEGRRAEKELDDTTAKYVAQVDELLKHKEAELLEV, encoded by the coding sequence GTGATCGAAGAGACCCTCCTCGAGGCCGAGGAGAAGATGGAGAAGGCCGTCGTCGTCGCCAAGGACGACTTCGCCGCGATCCGCACCGGTCGTGCGCACCCGGCGATGTTCAACAAGATCGTGGCCGACTACTACGGTGCGCTGACGCCGATCAACCAGCTGGCTTCGTTCTCGGTGCCGGAACCGCGCATGGCCGTGGTGACCCCGTTCGACAAGACCGCCCTGCGCAACATCGAGCAGGCGATCCGCGACTCCGACCTGGGCGTCAACCCGAGCAACGACGGCAACATCATCCGAGTGGTGTTCCCCGAGCTCACCGAGGAGCGCCGCCGCGACTACATCAAGGTCGCCAGGAGCAAGGCGGAGGACTCCAAGGTGTCCATCCGCGCGGTCCGCCGCAAGGCCAAGGACGCGATCGACAAGCTCGTCAAGGACGGCGAGGTCGGCGAGGACGAGGGCCGCCGTGCGGAGAAGGAGCTCGACGACACCACCGCGAAGTACGTCGCCCAGGTGGACGAGCTGCTCAAGCACAAGGAAGCGGAACTCCTCGAGGTCTGA